A window of Cryptosporidium parvum Iowa II chromosome 1, whole genome shotgun sequence contains these coding sequences:
- a CDS encoding hypothetical protein (similar to proteasome 26S subunit, non-ATPase, 10-related): MTDILSTNKKFASAADYCANNVSSFSNEELLDLYGFYKQATVGDAPEKSGSFFSAFSMKDQAKSKSWASRKGMNPEDAANEYIKLIEKKNPQWEETIGKNSCMSLSNSTSRPLLESNLDEEKLEVELKGVLDQVLLDPNFSEKNCSLSVFDAFCSQVNKNEVEFLKKILERYPFLSNSRSSEGSYALHLACDKGYSEIALLLLKNGANPNVKDNFGDSPLHVSVISEQESCVKVLLKHGADLKLTNDDGLTPIQLSENDQLKRILESS, translated from the coding sequence ATGACTGATATCTTATCCACGAACAAAAAGTTTGCCTCAGCTGCTGATTACTGTGCAAATAATGTGTCTTCATTTAGCAATGAGGAGCTTTTGGATTTATATGGATTCTATAAACAGGCAACTGTGGGCGATGCACCAGAAAAATCTGgctcatttttttctgcATTTAGCATGAAAGACCAAGCTAAATCAAAGTCTTGGGCTTCAAGAAAAGGAATGAATCCAGAGGATGCCGccaatgaatatattaaacttATAGAGAAGAAAAATCCTCAATGGGAGGAAACTATTGGTAAGAATTCGTGTATGTCACTTTCCAATTCAACTTCTCGTCCTTTATTAGAATCAAACCTGGATGAAGAGAAACTTGAAGTAGAATTGAAAGGTGTATTGGATCAGGTTCTGCTTGATCCAAACTTTTCCGAAAAGAATTGCTCACTTTCTGTTTTTGATGCATTTTGCTCGCAggtaaataaaaatgaggttgaatttttaaagaaaattcttGAAAGATATCCATTTTTGTCTAATTCCCGAAGTTCAGAAGGATCTTATGCTCTTCATCTAGCATGCGACAAAGGTTATAGTGAAATTGCTCTGCTACTTTTAAAGAATGGAGCAAATCCAAATGTTAAAGATAACTTTGGGGACTCCCCTCTTCATGTTTCTGTAATTTCTGAGCAGGAAAGCTGCGTTAAAGTTCTTCTCAAGCATGGAGCTGACCtaaaattaacaaatgATGATGGTTTGACTCCTATCCAACTGTCAGAAAATGATCAACTCAAAAGAATTCTCGAAAGCAGTTAA
- a CDS encoding ubiquitin C-terminal hydrolase — protein sequence YKYKYIYIHIYLYANKLVNLIFEIMSGDWCTIESDPGVFTELVERYGVKGIQFAEIYDYSESGMEFIANEYGNIYGIIFLFKFTEKFKGNHFSQPIEAPPGMFYANQVINNACATQAILSIILNRLDIDIGSHLEEFKKFSSSFDPMTKGLVIGNSEVLRTAHNSFRPISSLEVSDPDSNDSKGDAFHYICYIPFGKNVYELDGLTTGVVDLGSPKVNDSENFSLDNEISALYDKPNLWVSRVMEEVKRRIELQNEDSSHGEIRFSLLAVVPDKISVTEKKVKYLKISRQAHIAKLLSLGGDLSTDLESLSEEEIESDELDSILSSIPNDIALIQKEITKITHEISENLSIIQNEKYNREIWKKENERRRHDFLPFVLTLLRHASKKGLLMKKLSQLQ from the coding sequence tataaatataaatatatatacatacatatatatttatatgcAAATAAACTGGTTAATTTGATATTTGAAATCATGTCAGGGGATTGGTGTACAATAGAAAGCGACCCAGGAGTTTTTACAGAGTTAGTGGAGAGATATGGAGTTAAGGGAATACAATTTGCTGAAATATATGACTATAGTGAGAGTGGGATGGAATTCATAGCTAATGAATATGGGAATATTTATGGAATAATTTTCCTCTTTAAATTTACAGAAAAGTTCAAGGGAAATCACTTTTCACAGCCAATTGAGGCTCCTCCAGGAATGTTTTATGCAAACCAGGTAATAAACAATGCATGTGCAACTCAGGCGATACTTTCAATTATCTTGAATAGATTAGATATTGATATTGGATCCCAtcttgaagaatttaaaaagttTTCAAGTAGCTTTGATCCAATGACAAAAGGACTTGTAATTGGTAATAGTGAAGTATTGAGAACCGCACACAATTCTTTTAGGCCAATCTCTTCTTTGGAAGTTTCTGATCCAGACTCAAATGACTCCAAGGGAGATGcatttcattatatttgtTATATTCCATTTGGAAAAAATGTTTATGAGCTTGATGGACTTACTACTGGAGTTGTAGATTTAGGAAGTCCTAAAGTTAATGATTCTGAGAATTTCTCATtagataatgaaatatcAGCATTATATGATAAACCAAATCTTTGGGTATCAAGAGTAATGGAGGAAGTTAAAAGAAGGATTGAGCTACAAAATGAGGATTCATCTCATGGTGAAATAAGATTCAGTTTATTAGCCGTTGTTCCAGATAAAATTTCTGTTACCGAAAAAAAAGTCAAATATCTCAAAATTTCCAGGCAAGCTCATATTGCAAAGCTTCTAAGTTTGGGAGGGGACTTAAGTACTGATTTGGAAAGTCTTtctgaagaagaaattgaatctGATGAGCTTGATTCTATATTATCTTCCATTCCAAATGATATCgctttaattcaaaaagaaattactAAGATCACCCATGAAATATCTGAAAATCTCTCGATAATTCAGAACGAAAAGTATAATCGTGAAATATGGAAGAAAGAGAACGAGAGAAGAAGGCATGATTTTCTTCCTTTTGTTCTTACTCTTTTAAGGCATGCATCGAAAAAAGGTctattaatgaagaaactTTCTCAGTTACAGTAA
- a CDS encoding RAD54 like SWI/SNF2 ATpase, translating into MIRINTNKSEGGLDDTGKNAVRQTEIALIRSPIMSMLSVESGKPVMFQSFRSPMSGHVPGVSLESRKMTLGVRIPRDSTYCNSIKQPGFKLPPKADDSSPKGEPEPQVNVNPLILWISSEDGEKRVIEVDSMLTKWLREHQRQGVTFIFECLMGLRDFDGNGCILADDMGLGKTLQSITILWTLLNQGFDGKPSVRKAVVVCPASLVKNWASEIEKWLQGKCKCTPVAERDREKVVSAFAGFKYDTMSRILIASYETFRMHVEQLDGVPIDLVICDEAHRLKNDKTKTAMAINNLPAKKRLLLSGTPIQNDLVEFYSLVSLANPQVLGDVSQFKKIYANPILEGREPDASEYQQELATQRLQELSNITNHFILRRANTLLAKVLPPKIILNIFCNLTPIQNYLYRRFLRSSACKKLLDSDSTGNPTGLTGQVLSSIQSLMKLCNHPTLIRPKTSGGYGKGFEGSEKYLEMIHGRSVSGESGGEYKKRVTIGSSIRNSNRTGFSSKPNLSGKLYLLSRLLFHIRSNTKDRVVLVSNYTQTLDVFECLCRDLQVPCVRLDGSTSITRRHNLVKTFNDPNSNSFAFLLSSKAGGCGINLIGANRLVMFDPDWNPANDKQALARVWRDGQKKNCYIYRLFSTGTIEEKIYQRQLCKDGLSAMLVTSGGNNELKDSISADLVRDLFTLKEDTISDTHDMIQCNRCHDSNGQPLDMVPQTTGLEDDLNTWGHYHSFSEIPDEILSLTLNECSNETNKMAVDMEGEKPHPLELPSDFQPVSFVMACRIELQDQEDEQTKESNGEKPMEVDKENYNKDNTICNIDDTRTDNSISPVNPVINIFGGHVSPDAKRIKDSNGSEDDYASEFDMDEEMEYYSSSDSGME; encoded by the coding sequence ATGATAAGGATAAATACCAACAAGTCAGAGGGTGGATTGGATGATACTGGAAAGAATGCAGTAAGACAAACAGAAATCGCGCTAATTAGAAGCCCGATAATGTCAATGTTGTCAGTAGAATCCGGCAAGCCTGTCATGTTCCAGTCTTTCAGATCCCCTATGTCAGGCCACGTTCCGGGAGTAAGCTTAGAAAGTAGAAAGATGACTCTTGGAGTGAGAATACCGAGAGATTCAACATACTGCAACAGCATAAAACAACCAGGATTTAAACTTCCTCCAAAGGCTGATGATAGCTCTCCTAAGGGGGAGCCTGAACCTCAGGTTAATGTAAACCCTTTAATACTTTGGATTTCCTCAGAAGATGGGGAAAAAAGAGTTATTGAAGTTGATTCAATGTTAACCAAGTGGTTGAGAGAACATCAAAGGCAAGGAGTAACgtttatttttgaatgtTTAATGGGCTTAAGAGATTTTGATGGAAATGGTTGTATTTTAGCTGACGATATGGGATTGGGGAAGACATTGCAATCAATTACAATCCTTTGgactttattaaatcaagGGTTTGATGGCAAGCCATCTGTTAGGAAAGCTGTGGTAGTTTGCCCAGCATCTTTGGTCAAAAATTGGGCCTCTGAAATAGAAAAGTGGCTCCAAGGTAAATGTAAGTGTACCCCTGTTGCAGAAAGAGACAGAGAAAAGGTAGTTTCCGCGTTTGCAGGATTCAAATATGACACGATGTCAAGAATTTTGATTGCATCATATGAAACTTTTAGGATGCATGTAGAGCAACTTGATGGAGTTCCGATAGACTTAGTAATATGTGATGAAGCTCACAGGCTAAAAAATGACAAAACTAAGACAGCAATGGCAATCAATAATCTCCCAGCAAAGAAAAGGCTTTTATTGAGTGGTACTCCTATTCAAAATGATTTGGTCGAATTTTACTCATTGGTTTCGTTGGCTAATCCTCAAGTATTAGGGGATGTTTCtcaatttaaaaagatttaTGCCAATCCAATATTGGAAGGAAGAGAGCCAGATGCCTCGGAATATCAACAGGAGCTTGCCACTCAGAGATTACAAGAGCTTTCGAATATTACAAATCATTTTATATTAAGGCGTGCAAATACATTGTTGGCAAAAGTGTTACCaccaaaaataattctaaatattttttgtaacTTGACTCCAATACAAAATTATCTCTACAGAAGATTTCTACGTTCTTCGGCATGCAAAAAGTTATTAGACTCTGATTCTACGGGAAATCCTACTGGCTTGACAGGACAGGTTCTTTCTTCAATCCAATCGCTAATGAAGCTTTGTAATCATCCTACTTTGATTAGACCAAAGACTTCGGGAGGATATGGAAAGGGCTTTGAGGGATCTGAAAAGTACTTGGAAATGATTCATGGGAGAAGTGTTTCAGGCGAATCTGGTGGAGAATATAAGAAAAGAGTTACAATTGGAAGCTCTATAAGGAATAGCAACAGAACAGGATTCAGCTCTAAACCAAATTTAAGTGGAAAGTTATATCTTCTTTCCAGATTACTTTTTCATATTAGAAGTAATACAAAAGACAGAGTTGTACTAGTAAGTAACTATACCCAGACATTGGATGTATTCGAGTGTCTTTGCAGAGATCTCCAAGTACCATGCGTAAGATTGGATGGCTCGACAAGTATTACAAGAAGGCATAACTTAGTTAAAACATTCAACGATCCGAATTCCAATAGCTTTGcatttttactttcttcCAAAGCAGGAGGATGTGGGATCAACTTAATTGGAGCAAATCGGCTTGTCATGTTTGACCCAGACTGGAACCCTGCAAATGACAAACAAGCATTAGCAAGGGTTTGGAGAGATGGCCAGAAAAAGAACTGCTACATTTATAGACTATTTTCTACAGGAACAATTGAGGAAAAGATATACCAAAGACAACTTTGTAAAGACGGCCTGAGTGCTATGCTTGTAACTTCCGGAGGCAATAATGAACTTAAAGATTCAATTTCAGCTGATCTTGTTCGAGATTTATTTACTCTAAAAGAAGATACCATTTCAGATACTCATGATATGATACAATGCAACCGGTGCCATGATTCCAATGGTCAGCCTCTTGATATGGTTCCACAAACTACAGGTTTAGAAGATGATCTCAATACATGGGGGCATTATCACtctttttctgaaataCCCGATGAAATCTTATCACTAACTCTAAATGAATGTTCAAATGAAACAAACAAGATGGCTGTTGATATGGAAGGCGAGAAACCTCATCCCTTAGAGTTACCTTCTGATTTTCAACCAGTTTCATTTGTAATGGCCTGTAGAATCGAACTTCAAGACCAGGAAGATGAGCAAACCAAAGAGTCTAATGGGGAAAAGCCAATGGAAGTTGACAAAGAAAACTATAACAAAGATAATACTATTTGCAATATAGATGATACCCGTACAGATAATTCAATCAGTCCTGTTAATCctgtaataaatatatttggcGGTCATGTTTCACCAGATGCAAAAAGAATTAAGGATTCAAATGGTTCTGAGGATGATTATGCTAGTGAATTTGATATGGATGAAGAAATGGAATATTACTCATCCTCAGATAGTGGTATGGAGTAA
- a CDS encoding hypothetical protein (plasmodium PF07_0096 ortholog; transcripts identified by EST) encodes MSKSRKNKSSESSSHPKSRNESRVEYLPDPHRMLAKCEFREFHSSLGSFGKFGETDHCQRSILSFALSLMEGLFQSILCSGTILESLHELDHDIYSYQEGKRQGSLNLSFKVISTEKKGFTLLPLDYKGFNKSSFKDPKSKSDDENHFSENDPLVPPKEYLDIIGYKEPITKATVFQFPFNTSPEDLITEKCIIDVIRRRIEDKEWLSQLEIICGWLGELARVIRHLVKHFPVTYKRFLEETDGRIYTSLRCPLFYMALMKLLFDEYPMITETDEELNSKDPGDARRLINRIRRNKLPGMRLVEIMSRITISFGSVLESMGGSPAWRCNPEFAQYYLHMAFVFDDSSLFTHIAAKSQMFDYEIFEWKYTLNSLAQHIPLLNSFLKPLATSIMANRVQTRLACYLKDSSRKAHAEDGANSEKGIKLPKPVVGNSLEARFLTNEVIKRSKAFFGNFEGERLISSVKLEFENWQYKPIRPVQELQKLASRKVDLDKTLKEYNRTVLVPEKKSRHAKTVINNVLPPLTHLSEKKKNILVKMAPGQKYAQSFYNNKVSIPVGMMVYP; translated from the coding sequence ATGAGTAAAAGTaggaaaaataaatcaagtGAGAGCTCTTCGCACCCAAAAAGCAGGAATGAGAGCAGAGTGGAGTATTTACCTGATCCTCATCGAATGTTAGCTAAATGCGAATTTAGAGAGTTTCATTCATCACTGGGAAGTTTTGGAAAATTTGGCGAAACTGATCATTGCCAAAGAAGTATATTATCATTTGCTTTAAGCCTTATGGAAGGACTTTTTCAATCAATATTATGTTCAGGAACTATATTAGAGAGCTTACATGAGTTAGATCATGACATATATTCATACCAGGAGGGGAAAAGACAAGGATCATTGAATCTAAGTTTTAAAGTTATTAGCACTGAAAAGAAAGGTTTTACATTACTTCCTTTAGATTACAAAGGTTTCAATAAATCTAGTTTCAAAGATCCTAAATCAAAGAGCGATGATGAAAACcatttttctgaaaatgaTCCATTAGTTCCTCCAAAGGAATATTTAGATATTATTGGTTATAAAGAACCAATTACAAAAGCAACTGTATTTCAATTTCCATTTAATACTTCTCCTGAGGACTTAATAACTGAAAAGTGTATAATTGACGTGATTAGGCGTAGAATAGAAGACAAAGAATGGCTTTCTCAATTGGAGATTATATGTGGATGGCTTGGAGAATTAGCAAGGGTCATTAGACATCTTGTTAAACACTTTCCAGTAACATATAAACGTTTTCTAGAAGAAACAGATGGTAGAATATATACTTCATTAAGATGTCCATTGTTTTATATGGCATTAATGAAACTTCTTTTTGATGAGTATCCAATGATTACTGAAACAGATGAAGAGCTAAACTCAAAAGATCCAGGAGATGCAAGAAGATTAATCAATAGAATACGAAGAAACAAGTTACCGGGAATGAGACTTGTTGAAATAATGTCCAGAATTACTATTTCTTTTGGAAGTGTTCTAGAATCTATGGGAGGAAGTCCAGCATGGAGATGTAACCCTGAATTTGCTCAGTATTATTTACATATGGCTTTTGTATTTGATGATTCATCGTTATTCACACATATTGCTGCAAAAAGTCAAATGTTTGACTAcgaaatatttgaatggAAATACACATTAAACTCTTTAGCTCAGCATATACCATtgttaaattcatttttaaagcCTCTTGCTACATCAATTATGGCAAATAGAGTTCAAACCAGACTAGCATGCTATTTAAAGGACTCAAGTAGAAAAGCGCATGCAGAAGATGGCGCCAATTCTGAAAAAGGTATTAAATTACCAAAACCTGTGGTAGGAAATTCATTAGAAGCAAGATTCTTAACAAATGAGGTGATTAAGCGCTCAAAGGCATTTTTTGGTAACTTTGAAGGTGAAAGATTAATTTCAAGTGTGAAATTAGAGTTCGAGAACTGGCAATACAAACCAATAAGACCAGTACAGGAACTTCAGAAGTTAGCTTCCAGGAAAGTTGATTTAGACAAAACACTTAAAGAATACAACCGTACAGTTTTAGTACcagagaaaaaaagtagACACGCAAAAACAGTTATAAATAATGTGTTACCACCGTTAACTCACCTatcagaaaagaaaaagaacaTATTAGTCAAGATGGCGCCTGGTCAAAAGTATGCACAATCTTTCTATAATAATAAGGTGAGTATACCTGTCGGTATGATGGTATATCcatag